The region aaactcGTAAAAATTTGCCTCTTTATTATAATAAGcctataaaaaatcaaaattcaaacaaagaactaatagatttgaatttttttgcatCGGATGTAGTTTTTGCTTTAATAAATacaagaattaattaatttacaaattaattatattagaataactaattaaatattgtttttatttttaatggcAGGAGTGTATTGAGTTGTATCAGTCCTTGTTGCATATGTTGTGCAGGAATTGCAAATTTAGCAATGAGTCTTGTGCAACTTCCAGTGAGTATCATACAATGGTTTATTGATCTCATACCTTGTTGATATATGTagaaacgttttttttattaacaattaGTTTTGTTCATGTATATAAttattaacatttgtaaagtaaTAAATTAATTGATCATGATGAAGACcacatttttgtttatttagttCAAAGTCTGTTATTCCTTTATCAGATTTAAATTCTCTTTTAGCTGTAATAAATAAAAGGTATTGATTAGTTTCTGTGGTAGGAgctcaatttttcttttaaaaagttatggtTATTGTCATCTCATTTAAGCCTCTTGATCAttgttttaagggttaattacaaattaaattacgAACTTTACCTAATTTGAAATTAGAATACGAAGTTTAAAACTTATCAATattagtaaccaacttttattttttggtaaattggtacaccgatctAAAAAAATAACTGACATGGACATTATAATGTACCGCCACGTGTTgttgcatgattggtcggtgtatcaatttgccaaaaaataaaagttgtgtaataccccgtaaaattgaaggattaaattattccacgtaaggaataatttatgggaccgggagaacgtaaattaaatttaaggataaatttaatttatagtatctccagaaatataaaatagttatagaagttaaaatataaaatttggatatttatattttaattaacgggaattaagaaatgcttataaattaaaatagaataatttataagttccgtgtga is a window of Mercurialis annua linkage group LG2, ddMerAnnu1.2, whole genome shotgun sequence DNA encoding:
- the LOC126670512 gene encoding signaling peptide TAXIMIN 2-like; this translates as MAECKPLGFLIGLPFAFISLVLSLIGAIIWVIGSVLSCISPCCICCAGIANLAMSLVQLPVSIIQWFIDLIPC